One Terriglobales bacterium genomic window carries:
- a CDS encoding shikimate kinase produces the protein MNPPAEQRARALFLIGFMGAGKTSVGRVLAARLGWRFLDLDERIEQREGRTIADLFREDGEAAFRGAESAALADLLRELPTSGPTVIALGGGAPVQEENARRLRATGCPVVFLDASVEELRRRCAQTHAARPLFQEENRFRQLYEERRMRYMAVEVRVDTEAKSLEAVADEVLARLQLQASEPSTPGEVR, from the coding sequence ATGAACCCTCCGGCGGAGCAACGCGCCCGCGCCCTGTTCCTGATCGGCTTCATGGGGGCCGGCAAGACTAGCGTGGGACGAGTCCTGGCCGCGCGCCTGGGCTGGCGCTTCCTCGACCTGGACGAGCGCATCGAACAGCGCGAGGGCCGCACCATCGCCGACCTCTTCCGCGAGGACGGGGAAGCCGCCTTCCGCGGCGCCGAGTCCGCGGCCCTGGCCGACCTGCTGCGCGAACTCCCCACCTCCGGGCCCACCGTGATCGCACTGGGCGGAGGCGCACCCGTGCAGGAGGAGAACGCGCGCCGGCTGCGGGCCACGGGCTGCCCGGTGGTATTCCTCGACGCTTCGGTAGAAGAACTGCGGCGGCGTTGCGCCCAGACCCATGCCGCCCGTCCCCTGTTTCAGGAGGAGAACCGCTTTCGCCAATTGTATGAAGAGCGGAGAATGCGATATATGGCTGTAGAGGTGCGAGTGGACACCGAGGCCAAGTCGCTCGAAGCCGTGGCCGACGAGGTGCTGGCCCGCCTGCAACTGCAGGCCTCGGAACCCTCCACTCCTGGGGAGGTACGGTGA